A window of Chlorocebus sabaeus isolate Y175 chromosome 14, mChlSab1.0.hap1, whole genome shotgun sequence contains these coding sequences:
- the CLEC4F gene encoding C-type lectin domain family 4 member F produces the protein MDGEAVCFCTDNQCVSLHPQGVDSVATASAAPKIPRLIQATPAFMAVTLVFCLVTLFVVVQQHTRPVPKPVQAMILGDNITGHLPFEPNNHHHFGREAEMQELIQILKGHMENSSAWVAEIQMLRCRVDNVNSQLQVLGDRLGNTSADIQMVKGVLKDATTLSLQTQMLRSSLEGTNAEIQRLKGGLVKADALTFQTQNFLKSSLENTSIELHVLSRGLENANSEIQMLNASLEMANAQARLANSSLKNANAEIHVLRGHLDRVNDLRTQSQVLRSSLEGANAEIQGLKENLQNTNALNSQTQAFIKGSFDNTSAEIQSLRGHLERAGDEIHMLKRDLETVTAQTQKANGCLDQTDARIQVFKAEMENANTLNAQIRVLNGHMKNASREMQTLKQEMKNASALTSQTQVLDSNLQKASAEILRVRGDLENTKALTMEIQQDQSRLKTLHEVVASQEQLQRTQSQLLQMVLQAWKFDGGSLYYFSRVKKSWHEAEQFCVSQGAHLASVASKEEQIRAFLVEVTGKVYYWIGLTDRGTEGSWCWTDRTPFNVAQNKTPGSKGSCPLRRHISVNSGVGACSFIDTPPCPWILSN, from the exons ATGGATGGTGAGGCAGTCTGCTTCTGCACAGATAACCAGTGTGTCTCCCTGCACCCCCAAG GGGTGGACTCTGTGGCAACGGCTTCTGCAGCCCCAAAGATACCAAGGCTCATTCAGGCTACCCCGGCATTTATGGCTGTGACCTTGGTCTTCTGTCTTGTGACTCTCTTTGTAGTGG TTCAACAGCACACAAGACCTGTGCCGAAGCCTGTGCAAGCCATGATTCTGGGAGACAACATTACTGGGCATTTACCTTTTGAGCCCAACA ATCATCACCACTTTGGCAGGGAGGCAGAAATGCAAGAGCTTATCCAGATATTGAAAGGCCACATGGAGAATTCCAGTGCCTGGGTAGCAGAGATCCAGATGTTGAGGTGCAGAGTGGACAATGTCAATTCACAGCTCCAGGTGCTTGGTGATCGTCTGGGAAACACCAGTGCTGACATCCAGATGGTAAAAGGAGTTCTAAAGGATGCCACTACACTGAGTTTGCAGACCCAGATGTTAAGGAGTTCCCTAGAGGGAACCAATGCTGAGATCCAGAGGCTCAAGGGAGGCCTGGTAAAGGCAGATGCTTTAACTTTCCAGACCCAGAATTTCTTAAAAAGCAGTTTAGAAAACACCAGCATTGAGCTCCACGTGCTAAGCAGAGGCTTAGAAAATGCAAACTCTGAAATTCAGATGTTGAATGCCAGTTTGGAAATGGCAAATGCCCAGGCTCGGTTAGCCAATAGCAGTTTAAAGAACGCTAATGCTGAGATCCATGTTTTGAGAGGCCATCTAGATAGGGTCAATGACTTGAGGACCCAGAGCCAGGTTTTAAGAAGTAGTTTGGAAGGAGCCAATGCTGAGATCCAGGGACTGAAGGAAAATCTGCAGAACACAAATGCTTTAAATTCCCAGACACAGGCCTTTATAAAAGGCAGTTTCGACAACACCAGTGCTGAGATCCAGTCCCTAAGAGGTCATTTGGAAAGGGCTGGTGATGAAATTCACATGTTAAAAAGGGATTTGGAAACGGTCACAGCCCAGACCCAAAAAGCAAATGGCTGTCTGGACCAGACAGATGCTCGGATTCAGGTATTCAAGGCAGAGATGGAAAATGCCAATACCTTAAATGCCCAGATTCGGGTCTTAAATGGTCATATGAAGAATGCCAGCAGAGAGATGCAGACCCtaaaacaagaaatgaagaatgcttcGGCTTTAACTTCCCAGACCCAGGTGTTAGACAGCAATCTGCAGAAGGCCAGTGCTGAGATCCTGAGGGTAAGAGGGGATCTAGAGAACACCAAAGCTCTAACCATGGAAATCCAGCAGGATCAGAGTCGCCTGAAGACCCTCCATGAGGTCGTTGCTTCACAGGAACAGCTACAAAGAACCCAAA GTCAACTTCTCCAGATGGTCCTGCAAGCCTGGAAGTTCGATGGTGGAagcttatattatttttctcGTGTCAAGAAGTCTTGGCATGAGGCTGAGCAGTTCTGTGTGTCCCAGGGAGCCCACCTGGCATCTGTGGCCTCCAAGGAGGAGCAGATCAGA GCATTTCTGGTAGAGGTCACAGGTAAAGTGTACTACTGGATCGGTCTCACTGACAGGGGCACAGAGGGCTCCTGGTGCTGGACAGACAGGACACCATTCAACGTCGCCCAGAACAAAAC GCCTGGTTCCAAGGGATCCTGCCCCCTCAGAAGACATATTAGTGTGAATTCTGGGGTGGGAGCTTGCAGCTTCATAGACACCCCTCCCTGTCCCTGGATCCTCAGTAACTAA
- the CD207 gene encoding C-type lectin domain family 4 member K — protein sequence MTAEREVPDAHFTVDKQNISLWPREPPPKSGPSLFSGKTPTVRAALICLTLVLVASVLLQAVLYPRFMGSISDVKTNVQLLKGRVDNISTLDSEIKKNSDGMEAAGVQIQTVNVSLGYVRSQFLKLKTSVEKANAQIQILTRSWEEVGTLNAQIPELKSDLEKASALNTKIRALQGSLDNMSKLLKRQNDILQVVSQGWKYFKGNFYYFSLVTKTWYSAQQFCVSRNSHLTSVTSESEQEFLYKTAGGLTYWIGLTKAGTEGDWFWVDDTPFNKVQSAKFWIPGEPNNAGNNEHCGNIRASSLQAWNDAQCDKTFLFICKRPYVPSEP from the exons ATGACAGCGGAGAGGGAGGTCCCTGATGCACACTTCACTGTGGACAAACAGAACATCTCCCTCTGGCCCCGAG AGCCTCCTCCCAAGTCTGGTCCATCTCTGTTCTCGGGGAAAACACCCACAGTCCGTGCTGCATTAATCTGCCTGACGCTGGTCCTGGTCGCCTCCGTCCTGCTGCAGGCCGTCCTTT ATCCCCGGTTTATGGGCAGCATATCAGATGTAAAGACCAATGTCCAGTTGCTGAAAGGTCGTGTGGACAACATCAGCACCTTGgattctgaaattaaaaagaatagcGATGGCATGGAGGCAGCTGGCGTTCAGATCCAGACGGTGAATGTGAGCCTGGGTTATGTGCGTTCTCAGTTCCTGAAGTTAAAAACCAGTGTGGAGAAGGCCAATGCACAGATCCAGATCTTAACAAGAAGTTGGGAAGAAGTCGGTACCTTAAATGCCCAAATCCCAGAGTTAAAAAGTGATTTGGAGAAAGCCAGTGCTTTGAATACAAAGATCCGGGCACTCCAGGGCAGCTTGGACAATATGAGCAAGTTGCTCAAACGACAAA ATGACATTCTACAGGTGGTTTCTCAAGGCTGGAAGTACTTCAAGGGGAACTTCTATTACTTTTCTCTCGTCACGAAGACCTGGTATAGTGCCCAGCAGttctgtgtgtccaggaattcacaCCTGACCTCGGTGACCTCAGAGAGTGAGCAG GAGTTTCTGTATAAAACAGCGGGGGGACTCACCTACTGGATTGGCCTGACTAAAGCAGGGACGGAAGGGGACTGGTTCTGGGTGGATGACACGCCATTCAACAAGGTCCAAAGTGCGAA GTTCTGGATCCCAGGTGAGCCCAACAATGCTGGGAACAATGAACACTGTGGCAATATAAGGGCTTCCTCGCTTCAGGCCTGGAATGATGCCCAATGTGACAAGACGTTTCTTTTCATCTGTAAGCGACCCTACGTCCCGTCAGAACCGTGA